A stretch of Scheffersomyces stipitis CBS 6054 chromosome 2, complete sequence DNA encodes these proteins:
- a CDS encoding predicted protein produces MSYTEITKPEIVATPKSTKKPLVLPPGFGQDGKSASGKTKKVSFKNGDEQMEELKVKKAWELATGPAKSIPMNAIMSYMTGNSLQIIPMTMTLMLLWNPLKAIFTETNDTFKGLITKKNSSNILLAKLGFVFFQLLNMSIGIYKLYTMGLIPNTEADWLAWKELKSFDERLSFY; encoded by the coding sequence ATGTCATATACCGAAATAACGAAGCCAGAAATTGTGGCTACACCAAAATCTACAAAGAAGCCCTTGGTGCTCCCTCCAGGGTTTGGTCAGGATGGAAAATCTGCTTCAGGTAAGACTAAGAAGGTTCTGTTCAAGAACGGTGATGAGCAGATGGAGGAATTGAAGGTAAAAAAGGCATGGGAGTTGGCAACTGGTCCTGCTAAGTCCATACCGATGAATGCCATCATGAGTTATATGACTGGTAACTCGTTACAGATCATTCCAATGACTATGACATTAATGTTATTGTGGAACCCTTTGAAAGCCATTTTCACAGAAACCAACGACACTTTCAAAGGTTTGATCACTAAGAAAAACTCGTCCAATATATTATTGGCCAAATTGGGatttgttttcttccagTTACTTAACATGTCTATTGGGATCTACAAGTTATATACCATGGGACTCATTCCTAACACAGAGGCAGATTGGCTTGCCTGgaaagagttgaagtctTTTGATGAAAGGTTGTCTTTTTATTAG
- a CDS encoding predicted protein — MSNFSTNASSTGRSESPEEQTYSPITASLLAKAIREQANQLLEKQSDEFEAKFLSLQNQIHDILTLISAEKSGNRKGVSRNTDDSSTITSTNSDINLIQSSIESSSVLADDDLSVNISDPPKIEHSPSFKSSKPSAEKTFNLFERTNDTIRKSQKRFHESWRKLPKLNDSSVELWSRALQELNSDPDYKALSKANFKVDWNSFESRTGLHGNELKYYYDCWKDDLIAPYCNNTLSILAATRDHTVTLEDLIEYTSAHADDAKTMSILEEVQRRYRIDISCKDYVSELRGKNTHDYDRIIQFIDGIPSDLYGTISHYCNQRHDGNCIIAAATANFYYKEFMTKENFHYPTPNTFQKKMISTPGFSGKVLSDSSKSRTNSKHRKDRSNYNNYSKNKSSLENNQKSYRRQTDNVNHN; from the coding sequence ATGTCCAATTTTTCCACAAATGCTCTGTCGACTGGTAGATCGGAACtgccagaagaacaaaCATACAGTCCCATTACTGCAAGTCTTCTCGCAAAAGCGATTAGGGAACAAGCAaatcaattgcttgagAAACAATCAGATGAATTTGAGGCTAAGTTTCTACTGcttcaaaaccaaattcATGATATCCTAACGCTTATTTCTGCCGAGAAAAGTGGTAACAGAAAAGGAGTTTCGAGAAATACTGACGATTCTTCGACCATTACGAGTACTAATAGTGATATTAATCTTATTCAATCTAGTATTGAGTCTAGTTCGGTGCTCGCTGATGATGACTTAAGTGTAAACATCAGTGATCCACCTAAAATTGAACACTCTCCATCGTTTAAATCAAGTAAACCTTCTGCTGAAAAAACATTCAATTTATTTGAAAGAACTAACGATACGATTAGAAAGTCTCAGAAACGCTTTCATGaatcttggagaaaatTACCCAAGCTCAATGATAGCAGCGTTGAACTATGGTCCAGGGCCCTTCAGGAACTAAACAGTGACCCAGACTATAAAGCTTTGTCTAAAGCAAACTTCAAAGTCGACTGGAACAGTTTTGAATCCAGAACTGGACTCCATGGTAATGAACTTAAATACTACTACGATTGCTGGAAGGATGATCTCATTGCACCTTATTGCAATAATACTTTGAGTATTCTTGCTGCTACCCGAGATCATACTGTCACCCTTGAAGATCTAATTGAGTACACATCGGCGCATGCAGATGATGCTAAAACCATGTCTATACTTGAGGAAGTGCAACGACGTTACCGAATCGATATACTGTGTAAAGACTATGTCTCAGAATTGAGAGGCAAAAACACGCATGATTATGACCGTATAATTCAATTTATTGACGGTATTCCTTCCGACCTATATGGCACCATTAGTCACTACTGTAACCAAAGACACGATGGCAATTGTATAATAGCTGCCGCTACGGCCAATTTCTATTATAAAGAATTTATGACCAAGGAGAATTTTCATTACCCTACCCCCAACACTTtccaaaagaaaatgatcaGTACACCTGGTTTCTCTGGTAAAGTTTTATCTGATTCCTCTAAATCAAGAACGAATTCCAAACACAGAAAAGACAGGAGTAACTATAATAATTATTCTAAAAATAAACTGCTGTTGGAGAATAACCAGAAATCGTACAGAAGACAAACGGACAATGTTAATCACAACTAA
- a CDS encoding predicted protein yields the protein MNSTQSFKSNPLNKIISLSILLSMGFLLVILAGIYGNWFPIIIGIIFGIAHLPVAITRAVASSSDYDFNFDPSSSSAGNVVKEFGEFLSAFLVMTGLYLPVLLEHSHILTKTAMVLTIVGGCLIYGTVYTFSSFFDEPEEEDVVADLGGGVI from the coding sequence ATGAATTCGACACAATCGTTCAAATCCAATcctttgaacaagatcatcaGTCTCTCCATACTCCTATCTATGgggtttcttcttgtgaTTTTGGCAGGAATCTATGGCAATTGGTTTCCCATCATCATTGGCATCATTTTTGGGATCGCCCATTTGCCTGTAGCCATAACGAGGGCTGTGGCCTCATCGTCGGACTAcgacttcaactttgatCCCAGCTCATCTTCTGCTGGAAATGTAGTCAAGGAGTTCGGTGAGTTTTTGTCGGCCTTTTTGGTAATGACCGGGTTGTACTTGCCGGTTTTGTTGGAGCACTCGCATATTCTCACCAAGACTGCTATGGTTCTTACGATTGTAGGAGGCTGCTTGATCTACGGGACGGTCTACACCTTTAGTCTGTTCTTTGATGAGCCTGAGGAGGAAGACGTAGTGGCCGACCTCGGTGGAGGGGTCATCTGA
- the HAT3 gene encoding subunit of histone acetyltransferase (Nucleosome remodeling factor, subunit) gives MTITQKDLAVAEREIVEEHQLKEKVVNEEFKIWKKTVPLLYDTIHTYVLDYPSLAIKWLPDYTYSDNKNSVNVKFLIGTNTSHNSSNYLKLGSVNIPSTLAPDFSTVNPDVDSITVPSSVIEDTSDFRILSKWKQTSEINKLDISPNGKKVLSFNSDGVVHSYDLENNDVIDYKYHKSEGYALTWFGNDSFISGSNDSQIALWSLDKPSTPIQLFKSHNGAVNDISYNPNFVSIFGSVSDDSSTQFHDSRASGDNPVIKQENQHIQMAISVHPEIETLYATGGKDNVVSLYDIRNYKIPLRKFFGHNDSVAGIKWDVEDPRTLISWSLDKRIITWDLKDLEEEYAYPDGNENSRRRAAVKIDPCLRFIHGGHTNRVNDFDVHPKIRSLYASVGDDNLLEVWK, from the coding sequence ATGACTATCACACAGAAGGATTTGGCTGTGGCCGAACGTGAAATCGTGGAAGAGCATCAGctcaaagaaaaagtcgTCAACgaagaattcaagatctggaaAAAAACAGTTCCGCTTCTTTACGACACCATACATACCTATGTATTGGACTATCCATCCTTGGCCATCAAGTGGCTTCCTGATTACACTTATTCAGATAACAAGAACTCTGTCAATGTCAAGTTTTTGATAGGCACCAATACTTCACACAATTCTCTGAACTACTTGAAATTGGGATCTGTAAACATTCCCAGTACATTGGCTCCCGATTTTTCCACTGTGAATCCAGATGTTGACAGCATTACCGTTCCCTCGCTGGTTATCGAAGACACTTCCGACTTCAGAATCTTGTCTAAATGGAAACAGACCTCGGAAATTAACAAGCTCGACATCTCtccaaatggaaagaaagtATTGAGTTTCAacagcgatggagttgtCCACTCCtacgacttggaaaacaacGACGTCATCGACTACAAGTATCACAAGTCTGAGGGTTATGCACTTACTTGGTTTGGAAATGATAGCTTCATCAGTGGTTCCAACGATTCGCAGATTGCATTGTGGTCACTTGACAAACCTTCTACTCCCATCCagctcttcaagagccACAATGGAGCCGTCAACGACATCTCGTATAATCCCAACTTTGTCAGTATATTTGGCTCTGTTTCGGACGATTCATCAACTCAATTCCATGACTCTAGAGCTTCTGGTGACAATCCTGTTATCAAGCAGGAAAACCAACATATTCAGATGGCTATAAGTGTCCATCCTGAGATCGAAACCTTGTACGCAACTGGAGGAAAGGACAATGTGGTGTCGTTGTACGATATCAGAAACTACAAGATTCCTTTACGTAAGTTTTTCGGCCACAATGACAGTGTTGCTGGTATCAAGTGGGATGTAGAAGACCCCAGAACATTGATATCGTGGAGTTTGGATAAGCGCATAATAACGTGGGATTTGAAGGATTTGGAGGAGGAATATGCATATCCTGATGGAAATGAAaactcaagaagaagagccgCTGTAAAAATAGACCCTTGCTTGAGATTTATCCATGGAGGTCACACTAATAGAGTCAACGACTTTGATGTACATCCCAAAATAAGGAGCTTATATGCAAGTGTAGGCGATGACAATTTGTTGGAGGTCTGGAAA
- the OGG1 gene encoding 8-oxoguanine DNA glycosylase (go_process base-excision repair): MTVDILWRQIPIREAELSLTKVLRCGQTFRWKNINNVWSFAIHDRVVLLKQDEEYLHYSHLMKESLTTQKSTAESEKQTLEFVKDYFNLSVNLVDLYDHWSSQHEPFKKSKLTPFEQFKGIRILRQDPWETVVSFICSSNNNVKRISKMCDSLCSEFGDYINEHDGVQYHSFPSAEKLASSSKIETRLRELGFGYRAKYIYQTAVKFVDNKGFPDITIEKLNSLRNEEYELSHNFLLQLTGVGPKVADCICLMALDKHDCVPVDTHVFQIAVRDYKFKGKKDMKTMNKVTYDAIRLFFKDLFGEYAGWAQSVLFASDLGDLNNVTKRAKTLVKVGA; the protein is encoded by the exons ATGACGGTAGACATATTATGGAGACAGATACCTATACGGGAAGCAGAGTTGAGTCTAACTAAGGTCCTTCGCTGTGGACAGACGTTTCGCTGGAAGAATATCAATAATGTATGGTCTTTCGCAATCCACGATCGAGTAGTACTACTTAAGCAAGATGAAGAGTATCTTCATTATTCACATTTAATGAAAGAGAGCTTGACTACACAAAAATCAACTGCAGAATCAGAGAAACAGACTCTTGAGTTTGTCAAAGATTACTTCAATCTTTCTGTCAACTTAGTCGATCTCTACGACCATTGGTCATCCCAGCACGAGccattcaagaaatcgaagcTAACCCCATTTGAGCAATTCAAAGGTATTAGGATTCTTCGGCAGGATCCTTGGGAAACTGTCGTATCATTTATCTGctcttccaacaataatGTCAAAAGAATTTCCAAGATGTGTGACAGTTTGTGTCTGGAGTTCGGAGACTATATCAACGAACATGATGGAGTGCAGTATCATTCGTTTCCAAgtgctgaaaaattagcATCTTCAAGTAAGATAGAGACTCGTTTAAGGGAATTGGGGTTTGGTTACAGAGCTAAGTACATTTATCAAACAGCGGTCAAATTTGTAGATAACAAAGGTTTTCCTGATATCACCatagagaaattgaacagCCTTAGAAACGAAGAGTATGAGCTCTCCcacaatttcttgttgcaATTAACGGGTGTGGGTCCAAAAGTTGCTGATTGTATCTGCCTCATGGCTTTGGACAAACACGATTGTGTTCCGGTGGATACCCATGTGTTTCAGATTGCTGTAAGGGACTATAAGTTTAAGGGAAAGAAAGACATGAAGACTATGAACAAGGTCACTTACGATGCGATTAGACTCTTCTTTAAGGACTTGTTTGGAGAGTATGCTGGTTGGGCGCAATCGGTGCTATTTGCGTCTGATCTTGGTGACTTGAACAATG TCACGAAAAGGGCCAAGACTCTCGTAAAAGTAGGAGCCTGA
- the ATR3 gene encoding multidrug-resistance type transporter (highly conserved MFS family transporter multidrug-resistance type transporter (MFS2) (ATR2)) has product MKVFTNPVPNYQDISIFRECFFISLLCMTQLLTQAAVSQTVNNSEYVARTFGVQDKPGEISWFTASYSLTVGTFILIFGRLGDMHGYKLMFVLGYLWFGIFSSATGFAGFSSSTILFDIMRALQGIGPAILMPNSVALIGSYYPPGFRKNLCMCLFGSVAPTGFILGAFFNGIFAQLVWWPWTFWVCGMVCFVIAVAGFFVIPKGVGILAKGSFDYFGSAAGVTGLILFNFAWNQGPVAGWERPYVYVLMIVGLISIALFFYIEKSVIDPLVPRSVLKGETGAVLGCIAAGWSCFGIWLFYMYRWSLVIDGDTPILAATKNLPCIIPGFLAAISAAFLVQRFPTSFVLFLSMLAFFVGIVLMGTRPVGQIFWAQKFVSLLIQPIGMDMSFPAACIILSSALPPAQQGIAASLVATVVNYSISIGLGFAGTVEYYKTKDMSPSFETTVHGIRVAFYMGFGLAGLGVLVSALFMFQQIINKKKRSPSADEEKSTRAPSV; this is encoded by the coding sequence ATGAAAGTATTTACCAATCCTGTACCCAACTATCAAGACATTTCCATCTTCAGGGAGtgtttcttcatttctctACTATGTATGACACAATTGCTCACCCAAGCTGCTGTGTCTCAAACAGTCAACAATTCTGAATACGTGGCTCGTACTTTTGGGGTTCAAGACAAACCTGGAGAAATCTCATGGTTCACAGCTTCATACTCCTTGACCGTTGGTACTTTCATCCTTATATTTGGCCGTTTGGGAGATATGCATGGTTATAAGTTGATGTTTGTGCTAGGCTACCTTTGGTTCGGGATATTCTCTCTGGCTACTGGTTTTGCAGGGTTTTCATCTTCCACTATCTTGTTTGATATCATGCGAGCTTTGCAGGGAATAGGACCTGCTATTCTAATGCCTAATTCTGTCGCTTTGATTGGTAGCTACTATCCTCCGGGATTTAGAAAGAATCTTTGCATGTGTCTTTTTGGTTCTGTAGCTCCTACTGGTTTCATCCTTGGAGCCTTTTTTAATGGTATTTTTGCTCAGCTTGTCTGGTGGCCATGGACATTTTGGGTTTGTGGAATGGTGTGCTTTGTAATAGCTGTTGCCGGATTCTTTGTGATTCCAAAAGGAGTGGGTATACTTGCAAAAGGAAGCTTCGATTATTTCGGATCTGCTGCAGGTGTTACTGGCTTAATTCTATTTAACTTTGCATGGAATCAGGGACCTGTTGCAGGCTGGGAGAGACCGTATGTATATGTTCTCATGATAGTTGGATTGATTTCAATtgctcttttcttttaCATTGAGAAGAGTGTAATCGACCCGTTGGTACCTAGGTCGGTGTTAAAGGGAGAGACTGGTGCTGTGTTAGGTTGTATTGCTGCAGGTTGGTCCTGTTTTGGAATCTGGCTTTTCTATATGTACAGATGGTCTTTGGTCATTGACGGGGACACTCCTATTCTAGCAGCCACAAAGAATTTACCATGTATAATACCTGGATTTCTTGCTGCTATATCTGCAGCTTTCTTGGTCCAAAGGTTTCCTACTTCCTTTGTGTTGTTTTTATCTATGCTTGCATTCTTTGTTGGGATAGTACTTATGGGAACAAGACCTGTTGGTCAGATTTTTTGGGCACAGAAGTTTGTCAGTTTGCTCATCCAGCCTATAGGTATGGATATGTCTTTTCCAGCCGCTTGCATCATTCTTAGTTCTGCATTACCTCCGGCACAACAAGGGATAGCTGCTTCCTTAGTGGCCACTGTCGTCAACTATTCCATATCCATTGGATTAGGATTTGCAGGCACTGTAGAATACTACAAAACAAAAGATATGTCTCCAAGCTTTGAGACTACGGTACATGGTATAAGAGTTGCATTTTATATGGGCTTTGGCTTGGCCGGATTAGGAGTGCTTGTTTCTGCTTTGTTCATGTTTCAACAAATTATaaataagaagaaaaggagcCCCTCcgcagatgaagaaaaatcTACTAGAGCACCATCAGTTTGA
- a CDS encoding predicted protein, translated as MSLAHSIATDGSHIFYHSDSGKYLFLSGDAGASVSESLPAIYSKLTLGASTPVSCIIGTIKLKINRYVIVADKHTVTGSILGNDIARIDSFQILPLAVNSFAKKNPEEASYLDLLHQNLSSATLFFSIGNKYDLTNSLQRQFTTEGLSLDSRFWWNSYLSEELVGSGAQQFVTPIIYGYFKSHSANFNGPHPLDFALLTRRSVHRAGTRYMRRGVDTNGNVANFNETEQIFTSKDQHVYSILQTRGSVPVYWSEINNLKYKPNLVISSQSALDATEKHFAEQVRLYGDNYLVNLVNQKGYEKPVKQAYEHAVENLPSSLANKVNYIYFDFHHECRNMRWDRIKLLLEHLIQLNYTSDNYFHYDLAAKKVLSTQTKIVRTNCMDCLDRTNVVQSMIARWVFQNQLTKAGYLSKENVTPWEVLDPKFNLFFQDFWADNADAVSCAYSGTGALKTDYTRTGKRTKKGALNDLANSITRYYKNNYKDGSRQDSFDLILGRYKPFEDSVTSPFVDRRPPYIQLLPYLMGTSLLVLIAILLFPRGSITDAKNLLVIGGCLFYNIRSLLYLNKEGYQFVNWPQLVSLDYLKKVEIRNADGNVSGIKFVEEDNFKSVGKKKN; from the coding sequence ATGTCTCTCGCCCATTCCATTGCTACTGATGGTTCGCACATCTTCTACCACTCTGACTCTGGCAAATACCTCTTTTTGAGTGGGGACGCCGGAGCCTCGGTCTCAGAGTCGCTTCCTGCCATCTACCTGAAATTGACCTTAGGAGCAAGCACCCCGGTCTCGTGTATTATTGGTAcgatcaagttgaagatcaacCGATATGTCATCGTTGCTGACAAGCACACTGTCACCGGCTCGATCTTGGGCAACGACATCGCTCGCATCGATCTGTTCCAGATATTGCCCTTAGCAGTGAACCTGTTCGCCAAGAAGAATCCTGAAGAAGCAAGCTACTTGGACCTTTTGCACCAGAATTTGTCTCTGGCaactttgttcttttccatTGGCAACAAGTACGACTTGACGAACTCGTTGCAACGCCAGTTCACCACCGAAGGACTTTCTCTCGATAGCCGTTTCTGGTGGAACAGCTATTTGTCTGAGGAGCTTGTAGGGAGCGGGGCCCAACAGTTTGTCACGCCCATTATCTACGGTTACTTTAAGTCGCACTCGGCCAACTTTAATGGACCTCATCCTTTGGACTTTGCTTTATTGACACGTCGTTCCGTTCACAGAGCTGGTACCAGGTATATGCGTAGAGGTGTCGACACCAATGGTAATGTAGCCAATTTCAATGAAACCGAACAGATCTTCACTTCAAAGGATCAACACGTATACTCGATCCTTCAGACCAGAGGCTCGGTGCCTGTCTATTGGTCAGAAAttaacaacttgaagtataAGCCCAATTTGGTGATCTCATCTCAGTCGGCTCTTGATGCGACCGAAAAGCACTTCGCAGAACAGGTCAGATTGTATGGTGACAACTATCTagtcaacttggtcaaccAGAAGGGCTACGAGAAGCCAGTCAAACAAGCATATGAACATGCTGTCGAGAACTTGCCCTCTTCGCTTGCCAACAAAGTCAATTACATCTACTTTGACTTCCATCACGAGTGCAGAAACATGAGATGGGACAGAATTAAGTTGTTATTGGAACACTTGATCCAGTTGAACTACACCAGCGATAACTATTTCCACTACGACTTGGCCGCTAAGAAAGTTTTGTCAACCCAAACCAAGATTGTGAGAACTAACTGTATGGATTGTTTGGATAGAACCAATGTCGTGCAATCGATGATTGCCCGCTGGGTGTTCCAGAATCAATTGACTAAAGCGGGCTATTTGTCCAAGGAAAATGTTACGCCTTGGGAAGTGTTGGATCCaaaattcaatttgttcttcCAAGACTTCTGGGCCGATAATGCCGACGCTGTTTCGTGTGCCTACTCGGGTACCGGTGCTTTAAAGACCGATTACACGCGTACTGGTAAGAGAACTAAAAAGGGGGCGCTCAACgacttggccaactctATCACACGTtactacaagaacaactaTAAGGATGGAAGTAGACAGGATTCGTTCGACTTGATTTTGGGAAGATACAAACCTTTCGAAGACTCAGTGACGTCTCCATTCGTAGACAGAAGACCTCCATATATTCAGTTGTTGCCCTACTTGATGGGTACATCGTTGCTTGTATTGATAgccatcttgttgtttccaAGAGGCTCGATTACTGACGCtaagaacttgttggttATTGGTGGCTGTTTGTTCTACAACATCCGAAGCTTGCTCTATCTTAATAAGGAGGGCTACCAGTTTGTCAACTGGCCCCAGTTGGTGTCGTTGgactacttgaagaaggttgaGATACGCAATGCAGACGGTAACGTATCTGGTATCAAGTTCGTAGAGGAggacaacttcaagagtgttggtaagaagaagaactag
- a CDS encoding predicted protein encodes MSDILEKSLDEIIGENKSSRRPHRRSGGPSRRGNQSRIQKTPYTRERPTNSHSNYRPSSSSSLPGYIREMSHSRPVLRVKNIHPDLNGEDLSNLFGNISAVEFVKFDNRDDSVAYVCFETDNTRSNAAAIEKYNGKKAMGNVLVVESATSLADRISGLPTNTRIIRGKNGPAPGGRERKIGQTPGGRERKKKEPRPKHVKKSAEDLDNELTAYMNNGGDSGATESAETDSQNIDQSMKD; translated from the coding sequence ATGTCTGATATATTAGAAAAGTCTCTCGACGAAATCATAGGTGAAAACAAGTCGTCAAGAAGACCCCATCGCCGGTCTGGCGGTCCTTCCAGAAGAGGAAACCAGAGCAGAATACAGAAGACTCCATACACCAGAGAAAGACCCACCAACAGCCATTCAAATTATCGTccttcgtcttcgtcttcattgCCTGGCTATATTAGAGAAATGTCGCATTCTCGCCCAGTCTTAAGAGTCAAAAATATCCATCCAGACTTGAATGGTGAAGACTTGTCGAATTTATTTGGAAACATATCAGCTGTTGAGTTTGTCAAGTTCGACAACAGAGACGACAGTGTCGCCTACGTCTGTTTTGAAACTGATAATACCCGAAGCAACGCAGCAGCCATCGAAAAATACAACGGCAAAAAGGCTATGGGCAATGTGTTGGTTGTAGAAAGTGCCACGTCCTTGGCTGATAGAATCTCAGGCCTTCCTACAAATACAAGGATTATCCGTGGCAAGAATGGTCCAGCTCCAGGAGGAAGGGAAAGAAAGATCGGCCAAACACCCGGAGGAAGGGaaaggaaaaagaaagagccAAGACCTAAACATGTTAAGAAGTCTGCCGAAgatcttgataatgaattgACTGCCTATATGAACAACGGTGGTGACTCTGGTGCCACGGAATCTGCCGAAACTGATTCTCAAAATATCGACCAATCCATGAAGGACTAG